A genomic segment from Dermacentor silvarum isolate Dsil-2018 chromosome 11, BIME_Dsil_1.4, whole genome shotgun sequence encodes:
- the LOC119433225 gene encoding uncharacterized protein LOC119433225, protein MHRLVKCLWTPLLLAAACTAQNLVSMEECARGNGVPGFKNFTIYPCDSDPCVITRGETYNVTFFAEATTKANVVMLSTSVHQQSNATLVQVGQTVSCHFRDFPCNVTKGELFRGSYNFGLSFSTFAPEEVTYWVQVGTYQAMFACGQIKLIVE, encoded by the exons ATGCACCGCCTGGTGAAGTGTCTATGGACGCCCCTGTTGTTGGCCGCTGCTTGCACGGCGCAGAACCTAGTTTCTATGGAGGAATGTGCTC GAGGAAACGGCGTCCCCGGATTCAAGAACTTCACTATCTATCCCTGCGACAGTGACCCCTGCGTGATCACGAGAGGCGAAACCTACAACGTCACCTTCTTCGCAGAAGCCA CCACCAAAGCGAATGTCGTCATGCTGAGCACCAGCGTCCACCAGCAGTCCAACGCCACCCTGGTCCAGGTTGGTCAGACGGTCAGCTGCCACTTCCGGGACTTCCCCTGCAACGTGACCAAGGGAGAGCTTTTCCGTGGAAGTTACAACTTCGGCCTCAGCTTCAGCACTTTCGCTCCT GAGGAGGTTACGTATTGGGTTCAAGTCGGCACCTACCAGGCTATGTTCGCGTGCGGCCAGATCAAGCTGATCGTCGAGTGA